The window TGCAAGTCAAGGAAGCGGAGGAAGGATGTTGCCTGAGTCCTGGTAAGGTGTTTATTGCCCCACCCGACTATCACCTTTTGGTGAATGGGGATGGCAGTCTTTCCCTTTCCCAAACGGAAAAAGTGCATTTTGTGCGCCCTGCGGCTGAGGTATTATTTGAGTCGGTTGCAGAACACTACCAACAACGAGCGATCGCAGTCGTCTTAACCGGAGGCGATGGCGATGGTTCCAGGGGAGTCCAAGCCATCAAAAAAATGGGTGGCAAGGTGATTGCACAGGATAAAGCAACATCGAAAGTGTGGGGAATGCCTGCGGCTGCCATTGCCACCGGCTGCGTGGATTGGGTCTTACCCCTGGATAAAATTGGTCAGGCTATTACCCAGTTAGTCGTGTACGGACAGCTCGAAAACAACTAGGTATGGCTATAACTCCAGACGATCCAACCTTTGAAGTATTACTGCACTATCTCAAACAAACTCGCGGTTTCGACTTCACCGGTTATAAGCGTCCGTCACTGATGCGCTTGGCGAAAAAGCGGATGCAAATCGTGGGGGCAGAGTCGTTTACGCAGTATCTGGATTACCTAGAGGCAAATCCACTCGAACTCAACCATCTATTTGATGCTCTATTGTTGAACGTCACTACGTTTTTCCGGGATTTACCCGCATGGAACTATCTCACTCAAGAGATAATTCCCCGAATTCTGGAAATGAAGCCAGACAATGAACTCATTCGAGTTTGGACGGCTGGCTGTGCGTCCGGTGAGGAAGCCTATACCATTGCTATCATTCTGGCGGAAATTCTTGGAGAAGAGGCATTCCGATCGCGGGTGAAAATCTACGCCACCGATTTGGATGAAGACGCTATTACTTATGGTCGCCTTGCCACTTATACAGCCAGACAATTAGGAAATATTCCCGA of the Allocoleopsis franciscana PCC 7113 genome contains:
- a CDS encoding chemotaxis protein CheB, whose protein sequence is MITNPEKPNQNDSKISSTQSPTSPVFDLVALTASADGLNALTQVLSALPSDFPVAIVVVQHLSPRHPSLMAQILNRRTSLQVKEAEEGCCLSPGKVFIAPPDYHLLVNGDGSLSLSQTEKVHFVRPAAEVLFESVAEHYQQRAIAVVLTGGDGDGSRGVQAIKKMGGKVIAQDKATSKVWGMPAAAIATGCVDWVLPLDKIGQAITQLVVYGQLENN